A part of Setaria viridis chromosome 8, Setaria_viridis_v4.0, whole genome shotgun sequence genomic DNA contains:
- the LOC117866492 gene encoding 7-deoxyloganetin glucosyltransferase, with protein MSATAPPDAASVEKRKPAAHAVFFPFPAQGHVKAALHLAVLVHARGGVRVTFVHSDRNRRRLLRSQGPDALAGAPGFFFASVPDSLPPPSGEGGDTPQYMVALLSSLETSAGSHLKKLLDDAAAAGAPATCVVSDIDSVLRAAGEVGVPAVAFWTASASALMAFQQCQQLIDKGFVPLKDAAQLSNGYLDSTVIDWVPGMPADMRLRDFPSFIRTTDPDDAMLRHALGLMDCVRTAASAVVLNTFDELDGEVVEAMSAFLPPIYAVGPVPLLAQQVVVAGGGAPPPAASLTKEDDGCLAWLGTKRPRSVVYANFGSIAVLTTQQIEEFAWGLANSGYDFLMVIRDDQANGAFGGGITPEFVEETKGRCYVTRWCPQAAVLQHEAVGAFLTHCGWNSMLESICSGVSMLCWPFGADQQTNCRFACTEWRVGVEVGGDVKRAEVEALVRDVMGGGEKGMELRRRAAEWKERAAAASEPGGSSWVNLDRLVNEVFHPYKEEL; from the exons ATGTCGGCTACTGCTCCACCTGACGCCGCCTCCGTGGAGAAGCGGAAGCCAGCCGCCCACGCGGTGTTCTTCCCGTTCCCGGCGCAGGGCCACGTCAAGGCGGCGCTGCACCTGGCCGTGCTCGTCCATGCCCGGGGCGGCGTCCGCGTCACCTTCGTCCACTCCgaccgcaaccgccgccgcctcctccgctcgcAGGGCCCcgacgcgctcgccggcgccccgGGGTTCTTTTTCGCCTCCGTCCCGGAcagcctgccgccgccgtctggcgaaggcggcgacaCTCCGCAGTACATGGTCGCCCTGCTTTCATCCCTCGAGACCTCTGCCGGTTCGCACCTCAAGAAACTGCTCGACGAcgcggctgccgccggcgcaCCGGCCACCTGCGTCGTCTCCGACATCGACTCCGtcctgcgcgccgccggggaggtCGGCGTCCCGGCCGTCGCCTTCTGGACGGCGAGCGCCAGCGCGCTCATGGCGTTCCAGCAGTGCCAGCAGCTCATCGACAAGGGCTTCGTTCCGCTCAAAG ATGCAGCGCAGCTGAGCAATGGTTATCTTGACAGCACGGTCATCGACTGGGTGCCCGGGATGCCGGCGGACATGCGCCTGCGCGACTTCCCAAGCTTCATCCGCACGACGGACCCCGACGACGCCATGCTCCGCCACGCCCTCGGCCTTATGGACTGCGTCcggaccgccgcctccgccgtggTGCTCAACACGTTCGACGAGCTCGATGGCGAGGTCGTCGAAGCCATGTCCGCCTTCCTCCCGCCCATATACGCCGTTGGGCCGGTCCCCTTGCTCGCTCAACAAGTCGTCGTTGCAGGCGGcggggccccgccgccggccgccagccTCACCAAGGAGGACGACGGGTGCCTGGCATGGCTAGGAACCAAGCGGCCCCGCTCCGTGGTGTACGCCAACTTCGGGAGCATAGCCGTGCTAACAACCCAGCAGATAGAGGAGTTCGCGTGGGGTTTGGCCAACAGCGGCTACGACTTCTTGATGGTAATCAGAGATGACCAGGCAAACGGCGCCTTCGGCGGCGGCATCACGCCGGAGTTCGTTGAGGAGACGAAGGGGAGGTGCTACGTCACGAGATGGTGCCCGCAGGCGGCGGTGCTCCAGCACGAGGCCGTCGGCGCGTTcctgacgcactgcgggtggaactcgatGCTGGAGAGCATATGTTCCGGTGTGTCCATGCTGTGCTGGCCCTTTGGCGCGGATCAGCAGACCAACTGCCGGTTCGCTTGCACGGAGTggcgcgtcggcgtcgaggtcggcggcgaTGTCAAgagagcggaggtggaggcgttgGTAAGGGATGTgatgggaggaggggagaaaGGGATGGAGCTGAGGCGGAGAGCTGCCGAATGGAAGGAGAGGGCAGCTGCGGCTTCGGAGCCAGGTGGGTCCTCTTGGGTCAACCTTGACAGGTTGGTCAATGAGGTTTTCCATCCTTATAAGGAAGAGCTTTAG